One genomic region from Chionomys nivalis chromosome 17, mChiNiv1.1, whole genome shotgun sequence encodes:
- the Ccn3 gene encoding CCN family member 3: protein MRRMQIASSFLRKRCLCLGFLLFHLLNQVSATQRCPSSCPLQCPTTPPTCAPGVRSVLDGCSCCLVCARQRGESCSELKPCDQSSGLYCDRSADPSNQTGICMVLEGDNCVFDGVIYRSGEKFEPNCQYHCTCRDGQIGCVPRCQLDVLLPGPDCPAPRKVAVPGECCEKWTCGPNEQGTLGGLALPAYRPEATVGVEVSDSSINCIEQTTEWSACSKSCGMGLSTRVTNRNRQCEMVKQSRLCMVRPCEQEPTPSTDKKGKKCLRTKKSLKAIHLQYKNCTSLHTYKPRFCGVCSDGRCCTPHNTKTIQVQFQCSPEQTIKKPVMVIGTCTCHSNCPQNNEAFLQELELKTSRGEM, encoded by the exons ATGCGGAGGATGCAGATCGCGAGCTCCTTCCTGCGAAAGCGTTGCCTCTGCTTAGGCTTCTTGCTCTTCCACCTCTTAAATCAA GTATCTGCAACCCAGCGCTGCCCATCCTCGTGCCCGCTTCAGTGCCCCACTACACCGCCGACCTGCGCCCCTGGGGTGCGCTCGGTGCTAGATGGCTGCTCATGTTGTCTGGTGTGCGCCCGCCAGCGCGGAGAGAGCTGCTCCGAGCTGAAACCCTGCGACCAGAGCAGCGGCCTCTACTGTGACCGCAGCGCAGACCCCAGCAACCAGACTGGCATATGCATGG TTCTAGAGGGCGACAACTGTGTGTTCGATGGGGTCATTTACCGCAGCGGAGAGAAGTTTGAACCAAACTGTCAGTACCACTGTACCTGCAGAGATGGGCAGATTGGCTGCGTGCCCCGCTGCCAGCTGGATGTACTGCTGCCTGGTCCCGACTGCCCAGCTCCAAGAAAAGTTGCGGTGCCTGGGGAGTGCTGTGAAAAGTGGACCTGTGGCCCAAATGAGCAGGGGACACTGGGAGGCCTGGCCCTTCCAG CCTACAGGCCAGAAGCCACCGTAGGGGTGGAAGTCTCTGACTCCAGTATCAACTGCATTGAGCAGACCACAGAGTGGAGCGCGTGTTCTAAGAGCTGTGGCATGGGCTTGTCCACCCGGGTCACCAATAGAAATCGCCAGTGTGAGATGGTGAAACAAAGTCGCCTCTGCATGGTTCGGCCTTGCGAACAAGAGCCCACACCATCAACAGACAAG aaaGGGAAAAAGTGTCTCCGCACCAAGAAGTCTCTGAAAGCCATCCACCTTCAGTACAAGAACTGCACCAGCCTACATACCTACAAACCCAGGTTCTGTGGGGTCTGCAGCGATGGCCGGTGCTGTACCCCCCACAACACCAAAACCATCCAAGTGCAGTTTCAGTGCTCCCCAGAGCAAACCATCAAGAAGCCAGTCATGGTCATTGGGACCTGCACCTGCCACTCCAACTGCCCTCAGAACAATGAGGCCTTCCTCCAGGAGCTGGAGCTGAAGACCAGCAGGGGAGAAATGTGA